The proteins below come from a single Vanessa cardui chromosome 7, ilVanCard2.1, whole genome shotgun sequence genomic window:
- the LOC124531294 gene encoding neuroligin-1-like: MRADLAALYAWLVCCAAALSTHKYSTRVIRTKYGPLRGIVVHSHPQVEAYLGVPYATPPLGSLRYMPPVTPSQWRTTRLADALGAACPQVPPAAVPREEALLLHPRARIRQLERLLPMLVNQSEDCLYVNLYVPVNGLEGESEGAGLPCLVFVHGESYEWSSGNAYDGTTLAAHGNIIVVTINFRLGVLGFLKTGAKGSAQGNFGLMDLVAGLHWLRENLPAFGGNPEKVTLMGHGTGAALANFLAVSPVARELLKRVVLLSGSGLSSWALQREPLTIKRKVAEQTGCHGDLLEDDLAPCLRNKPLAELLAIRLDPPRFLPGFAPFVDGTVIVNPSSAPPPSDNSRLGAGAAAVASAAGHELADFPHRELLFGLTTTESYLEFNAQDLEFGFNETRRDRILRTFVRNAYYYHLNEIYSTLKNEYTDWDKPVQNPLSVRDATLEVLSDGRTAAPLIRLGYLHALRGGVTYFTHFHHLSQDKDYPQRPGSVHGEELPYYLGMPLSLSHHQQNFTQLEQRLSKLCMHYLANFVKYGNPNDPSATPPPSPVMGEAVPIGPDQTPYWDTYDTINQLYMEISGKSEMRSHYRGHKMSLWLSLIPQLHRPGSDLPDAAMRHHHFQDDNANYYEGAVRTQSLSRAHVPHVVSIDVGSRGGELGRSTPPPRSAQPKPSPAPPALSTECPPNSTTTPIQPDDALLRRLASSHYQSYTAALTVTIAVGCFLLLLNVLIFAGIYHQRGSRPRRCKDDLAEAGSSSSSDNYDGKLDYEVRAFDGKGFGFECKSAHVPRSSGSKFDLRTLSDCGEPTFGEYSCYDEKHRAARSSLPDVSVGSAIEAGSVVCIDTQKPDIQRVDGRNSDAIGRTSTFEPRVVDSSTQVKFGPITDSSDATSDTNGDSESIAAGGSGILRVPPAATTPAPPGIMKKRVQIQEISV; encoded by the exons ATGCGCGCGGACCTCGCCGCGCTCTACGCGTGGCTCGTCTGTTGCGCAGCCGCTCTGTCTACGCATAAATATAGCACGCGTGTGATTCGTACCAAGTACGGACCATTGCGCGGGATCGTGGTGCATTCGCATCCACAAGTGGAGGCGTACCTTGGTGTTCCTTACGCGACTCCACCCCTCGGAAGTCTTAG ATACATGCCGCCTGTGACCCCATCGCAGTGGCGTACGACTCGACTGGCAGACGCATTAGGAGCCGCGTGTCCGCAAGTGCCTCCTGCGGCCGTACCGCGTGAAGAAGCGTTGCTCCTACATCCGCGTGCTCGTATCCGTCAACTCGAAAGATTATTGCCCATGCTCGTGAACCAGAGCGAGGATTGTCTCTACGTGAACCTCTATGTTCCTGTTAACG GTTTAGAAGGGGAGAGCGAGGGAGCAGGTCTGCCGTGCCTTGTGTTTGTGCACGGGGAGTCTTACGAGTGGAGCTCGGGTAATGCATACGACGGCACTACGCTCGCGGCACATGGAAACATCATTGTAGTTACTATCAACTTTAGACTAGGCGTACTTG GTTTTCTCAAGACTGGTGCTAAAGGATCTGCACAGGGTAATTTCGGGCTAATGGATCTCGTGGCTGGCTTACACTGGTTGCGAGAAAATTTACCAGCTTTTGGAGGGAATCCTGAAAAAGTTACTCTCATGGGACACGGCACTGGAGCAGCGCTAGCCAATTTTCTTGCCGTCTCTCCCGTTGCCAGAG AACTACTGAAGCGCGTCGTCTTGTTAAGCGGGTCGGGGCTTAGCTCATGGGCGTTGCAGAGGGAACCGCTCACGATAAAAAGAAAG GTAGCGGAGCAGACCGGGTGTCATGGGGATTTACTTGAAGACGATTTGGCGCCATGTCTACGCAACAAGCCGCTCGCCGAGCTGCTGGCCATTCGGCTCGATCCGCCCCGCTTTTTACCTGGATTTGCGCCATTTGTAGACGGAACTGTTATCGTGAATCCCTCTTCC GCACCTCCGCCGAGTGACAATTCCCGACTTGGCGCGGGTGCGGCCGCCGTGGCGAGCGCTGCGGGACACGAGCTCGCCGACTTTCCGCACAGGGAGCTATTGTTCGGTCTGACCACAACAG AATCTTACTTGGAATTCAATGCTCAAGACTTGGAGTTTGGCTTCAACGAGACTCGGCGGGACCGCATTCTGCGCACCTTCGTCCGTAACGCCTACTACTACCACCTCAATGAGATTTATTCCACCCTCAAGAACGAGTACACGGACTGGGACAAACCTGTGCAGAATCCGCTTAGTGTACGAGACGCTACGCTAGag GTTCTAAGCGACGGCCGGACCGCAGCTCCCTTGATTAGACTCGGCTACCTCCATGCACTGCGCGGCGGTGTGACATATTTCACACATTTTCACCATCTCTCGCAGGATAAAGACTACCCGCag CGTCCAGGCTCTGTTCACGGCGAGGAGCTTCCATATTATCTTGGCATGCCACTATCACTGTCACACCACCAGCAAAACTTCACGCAGCTTGAACAAAGACTGTCTAAGCTGTGCATGCACTACCTCGCGAATTTCGTGAAATATGG CAATCCAAATGATCCCTCTGCAACACCGCCGCCGAGCCCCGTGATGGGGGAAGCGGTCCCAATCGGACCCGACCAGACTCCCTACTGGGATACCTACGACACTATTAACCAACTTTATATGGAAATCA GCGGCAAATCGGAGATGAGGAGTCACTATCGTGGTCACAAAATGTCATTGTGGTTGTCCCTAATACCGCAACTGCATCGCCCCGGATCAGATCTGCCAGATGCCGCTATGAGACATCATCACTTTCAAGACGATAATGCCAATTATTATGAAG GTGCAGTAAGAACGCAATCACTTTCGCGCGCACACGTACCGCATGTAGTAAGTATTGACGTTGGAAGTCGTGGTGGAGAATTAGGTCGCAGTACTCCTCCGCCACGATCAGCTCAACCAAAACCATCTCCAGCTCCTCCTGCGCTATCAACGGAATGCCCTCCCAATTCTACGACTACGCCCATACAACCCGATGATGCTCTTTTGCGTCGGCTAGCTTCATCCCATTACCAATCCTACACCGCAGCCCTCACTGTAACAATCGCCGTCGGttgttttcttttacttttaaacgtTCTGATATTCGCGGGTATCTATCACCAGCGAGGCTCCCGGCCTCGGCGTTGCAAAGATGATCTTGCCGAGGCCGGGAGCTCTTCATCTTCAGACAATTATGATGGAAAATTAGATTACGAGGTGAGAGCATTCGACGGAAAAGGTTTCGGGTTCGAGTGTAAATCTGCACACGTGCCGCGCAGTTCGGGTTCCAAGTTCGATTTGCGGACGTTATCGGATTGTGGAGAGCCCACTTTTGGCGAGTACAGTTGTTACGATGAGAAACATCGAGCGGCGCGCAGTTCGTTACCGGATGTAAGTGTCGGAAGCGCGATAGAGGCGGGTAGTGTTGTTTGTATCGATACTCAAAAACCAGATATACAAAGAGTTGATGGACGAAATTCAGATGCTATTGGTAGAACTAGTACTTTTGAACCACGCGTTGTAGATAGTTCTACTCAAGTCAAATTTGGGCCGATAACGGATTCGTCGGATGCGACATCTGATACGAATGGTGACTCTGAATCGATCGCTGCCGGCGGCTCTGGTATTTTGAGAGTTCCGCCAGCGGCTACAACACCTGCACCGCCGGGAATTATGAAAAAGCGAGTGCAAATACAAGAAATATCTGTATGA